The DNA region TAGGCCGACTACTTCACCCCGCACAACCGAAAAACTGATGTCATCGAGACGTGGTAGCAGCGAGCGTCCGGTTCCGGACATGGCAAGACGTTTGACTGTGAGCAGCGGCGAAGACCCCATCGGCGCCGGGCTCTTGATGCTCGGAAGCGCGTCTCGACCCACCATCAACCGCACCAGTTCATCGTGCGTCGTGCCCGCGAAGGGCTTCGAAGCGATGAAGCGACCGTCGCGAAGAACAGTAATGTCGTCGGCAATTTTGGCGAGCTCCTCTAGGCGGTGCGTGATGTACACCAACCCAACACCGTCGTCCTTCAGGCAGCGGATCAGGCGGAAGAGCGCCGCGGATTCTTGACCGGTGAGCGCCGAGGTGGGCTCGTCGAGGATCAACACCCGTGAATCGCACGTCAGAGACCTTGCGATCTCAATTACCTGTTGCGATGCAATCGAGAGCTGCTCAACGCGGGTACTAGGGTCGACTCTCAACCCAAGGCGGGCTAGCAGGGCCACGGCGTTGCGTCGCATCTTGCTGTAATCGACTAGCCCGAAGCGATTGAGCGGCTCGCGGCCGAGGAATAGATTCTCGGCAATCGAGAGCGATGGAACGAGCGTCAGCTCTTGGTGGATGATCGACACCCCCGCGGCGTGCGCCTCGCGAGGGTTGCGGAACCGCACCGGCTGGCCGTCCAGCAGGACCTCGCCAGAATCGGCCTGAAAGACGCCGGCCAGTATGTTCATCAGCGTCGACTTGCCGGCGCCGTTCTCGCCGAGAACCGCGTTGAGCCTCCCCCGGCGGACCAGCAACCGAGCGCCGTCGAGGGCCCGCACCCCGGGGAACGACTTGCAGATGCCACGCGCCTCAAGCACCGGCGGGGGTTCGTCGTTGGGGGCTGCTTGGGGCACGGCGGCGGCTACTCAAGCTCGATTGAAACGGGGGCCGCCTTGAGCGGGCGTGCAAAGCGCTGGGGGTCTTTGACTTCGGCGCACGCGACGAAGCTCAGCCGCCTTCCCGGCCGGGCGCCTTCGGCAAGTGGGTAGGCCGCCTTCCGCTCCGCAATCCGGTTCAGCTCGGCCGACAGGTCGTTAAAATCCTGTGAGTTTGCGACTTCTTTCGCTTCAACCATTCCCGGAGCGTCACGGACCGCGTTGCCAAAGATCGGCCCGGTCTGCAGCACGATGTCGGCGGCGTCGCCGTCGCCGAACGCCACCGCTACGCCGGCGCGGTCGACCGACACGATCCGTCCCCTGCCCTGCACGAACAGCATAAACCCGCGGCTTACACCAACGGTGCGGCCGATCGCCTCCCGTGCCTGGCCCGGGTCGCTCTCGATTGCGTCCAGCGCATCAGACGCCTCGTGGGCCCGAGCAAACCTGGGGGTCAGGGCTTCGGACCAAAGCCGCTCAGCGTAGGCACCGGCCTCGAACTCGCCGGATTTCTCATTGGACGCGCTGGCGTCGAGCCGCGTAATGTGGACCAGCGGCACAAGCCAAAGCAAAACGCCCAGCAGCGCAAGCCCGATCACCCAGCGAAGCACCTCCGCCATGCTTACTCCTTCGCTCCATAATCGCCGTAGCGAGAAACGTTCTCAGCGGTCACCAGCTCGACCGCGACGGGGATCGATTGTTCGAAGTCCCGCTTCCCTTTAAGCCACTGGTCCGCAAACTCGGCCGCCTGCTGGGCCATCTTCTTGGGGAACTGCATCGCCGTGGCGGAGATCTTTCCGTCGGCAATTGATCGGACGACGTCTTCGGCACCGTCGAACCCGAAAACCTTGATCTGGTCCTTCTTGCCGGCAGATTCAATCGCCTGGTAGGCGCCGAGCGCCATCGCGTCGTTCCCACAGAACACGGCCCGGATGCCGGGGCTGCCCTGCAGGATGACCTCCATGACTTCGAGACCTTTGGTGCGATCGAAGTCGGCGCTCTGCTGGGCGACCATCTTCAATCCTTGATACCGATCGACAACGGAGTGAAACCCCTTGGATCGGGCGCTGGTGTTGTTGTCGCCGGTAAGACCCAACAACTCTGCGTACGTTCCCTCCTCGCCGACGACCTCTACAAAGTACTGGGCGAGTTCGACGCATCCGGCATAGTTGTCGGAGAGGATCTGCGCGGCCGCGGCGTCGGTCGCGTTGATCTCGCGGTCGATACAGAACACCGGGACGCCCTTGTCCTTGGCCGTTCGGACATTGGCGACCGAGGCTTCCGAGTCGACCGCGTTGAACAAGATGGCGCCGTAGCCCGCAGAGAGGACGTTCTCGAAGGT from Pirellulimonas nuda includes:
- a CDS encoding sugar ABC transporter ATP-binding protein, giving the protein MPQAAPNDEPPPVLEARGICKSFPGVRALDGARLLVRRGRLNAVLGENGAGKSTLMNILAGVFQADSGEVLLDGQPVRFRNPREAHAAGVSIIHQELTLVPSLSIAENLFLGREPLNRFGLVDYSKMRRNAVALLARLGLRVDPSTRVEQLSIASQQVIEIARSLTCDSRVLILDEPTSALTGQESAALFRLIRCLKDDGVGLVYITHRLEELAKIADDITVLRDGRFIASKPFAGTTHDELVRLMVGRDALPSIKSPAPMGSSPLLTVKRLAMSGTGRSLLPRLDDISFSVVRGEVVGLFGLMGAGRTELLQCMFGLYPRRASGVVCVDGKQIDLRSPRSAIRAGMALAPEDRKSEGLVLGMSVTDNICLALRDRGYGVGLLSPAREQRVAREFTDRMAVKTPSLRQKVRNLSGGNQQKVVLAKWLAARPKVLLLDEPTRGIDIGAKGEIYRLIGDLAAQGLAVVLVSSELPEVLALADRVLILCEGRISGEFLREEATEDALLQAALPKSTPRQPA
- a CDS encoding DUF2291 family protein, producing MAEVLRWVIGLALLGVLLWLVPLVHITRLDASASNEKSGEFEAGAYAERLWSEALTPRFARAHEASDALDAIESDPGQAREAIGRTVGVSRGFMLFVQGRGRIVSVDRAGVAVAFGDGDAADIVLQTGPIFGNAVRDAPGMVEAKEVANSQDFNDLSAELNRIAERKAAYPLAEGARPGRRLSFVACAEVKDPQRFARPLKAAPVSIELE
- a CDS encoding D-ribose ABC transporter substrate-binding protein produces the protein MKTFQYPAAFMLLWLMVVTTGCAEPGGGDKPMDVDHGAAENAQHGRIAVVVSTLNNPWFVVLAEAAKSRAEELGHEAVIYDSQNDVAKEAATFENVLSAGYGAILFNAVDSEASVANVRTAKDKGVPVFCIDREINATDAAAAQILSDNYAGCVELAQYFVEVVGEEGTYAELLGLTGDNNTSARSKGFHSVVDRYQGLKMVAQQSADFDRTKGLEVMEVILQGSPGIRAVFCGNDAMALGAYQAIESAGKKDQIKVFGFDGAEDVVRSIADGKISATAMQFPKKMAQQAAEFADQWLKGKRDFEQSIPVAVELVTAENVSRYGDYGAKE